From the genome of Pan troglodytes isolate AG18354 chromosome 16, NHGRI_mPanTro3-v2.0_pri, whole genome shotgun sequence:
tccgcctcccaggttcaagcgattctcctgcctcagcctcccaagtagctgggactacaggcatatgccactatgcccagcaaatttttgtatttttagtagagacagggtatcgccatgttggccaggattatcttgatttcttgacctcatgatccactcgccttggcctcccaaagtgctgagattacaagcgtgagccaccatgccctgcctattTCTTCAGCTTTTATATTGAATACCTGCTAAGTGCCTTGCATCATGTGAGACCCAAGGTAAATAATAGTTCCAGCCTCAGGATGCTTAGGAGGAGCTAACAAACAGAAACCTACTTAtgggaaattttattttggaagacGAAATTGTTAAACAAAGAAATCTCCCATTGGTAGACTAAACTCAAGGGAGTTGGATTGGAGGTGATCACTTACGCCcccttggttttttgttgttgttgttgttttttgtttttgtcgcccaggctggagtgcagtggcacaatctctgctcactgcaacttctgcctcctgggttcaagcaattctcctgcctcagtctcctgagtagccaggatcacaggtgcgagccaccacgcccaactaattttttttttttttttttgagacggagttttgctcttgttgcccaggctggagtacagtggcaccatctcagctcactgcaacctccgcctcctgggttcaagcaattagcccacctcagcctcccgagtagctgggaatgcaggtgcctgccaccacgcccagctaattttttctatttttagtagagacggcatttcaccatgttgggcaggctggtctcaaactcctgaccttgtgatccacccaactcagcctcccaaagtgctgggattacaggcatgagccactgcacctggccccccaCCCCTTTTCCTTTCACAATCGCTACCTCCAGGCAGCTGGAGGCAGCTACTCTACAGCAAGCCTCTGGGAGAAGAGAAACTTCCCACTGCCCTGTGTGCCCCCTCTTCCCTCCTAACCCCTGTTTCTAGCCTTCCCTGGTAAGGTGTACtgctagtctccagaactgtggcTTTCCTGGATTTGAAAGGAAAACACAACAGTTGAAGTGTTTATAAGGCTTTAGGAAATCATCTGTGCTTCAATACACTGGCATTTTCTTGCTCACTGTAGCCACTGAGTGGCAGGGGCAGGTAAAGAAAGGACTCTTGTGGCTTAGGCAGCAGCCAGAATCCCCCACCCACTGCAAGTCCATTTTGCCCTGGAGACTTGGAAAAAGCATAGCTTTCTCCACAGGGAGTGGTAGAGGCTTCTGGAAACAAGTGCACCTATTGGTTCTGTGCaggatcatcatcatcatcatcatcatcaccaccatcgtCCCTCCTTTGTTTACAACTAAGGCCACAGCCTGAAAGTCCACATCTCAATGTGGTGTCTCTGATTCCCCCTCCACAAAAAATGTCATCTGTATTCCTCAAATGAACATCTGTTTTCACTAGGAAGTGAGCCTATATGCtcagacaatttttttaaattctttatttatttttctgcccaCAAAAGCAGAGAAGCCTTTATAAACACAGTGAAGATGGGCTGGAAGTGGTATAGCAGAAAACATAGGCTCTAGAATTCAGATAAACCTGAATCTGAATCCTGGTTCTTCCATTTACTGACCATGTAGCCTTAAGAAACTTACTTTCTgtccatgcctcagttttctcatccgttAACTGGAGTAGTACTCATCTCATTGGGTTCTTAAGAGGATCAAATCCACCTACTAACCCTACAATGGTGTCTGGCAAGTATTTGATaaatgctgctgttgttgttactAGCAAAGCCAGCTGGGGATGTTAGAGACCAACCACAGAGCAAACTCTCTATTTGATTTTATGGCTGGATGCAAGTCAAGGAAGCCGATTTCTCTAGCTGGAGCTTGGGCTGGGCTCAGGAAAGGGTTGCTACATTTCTGTGTAGGAGAGAAATGCATTGTTTATGCAGAGGAACTGAGAACAAGCCACTCACACTGTGACCACCTCAAAATCAACTATGCCCCCACCCTCAGCAACCCACAGTCATTTTCCTTTAAAGATACATCTCTTTTGAGCTTGTTTTCATATCCTCTGGGCATGGCCGGAGGAACTGCTAGATATAGATTTAAATCTTATACATATATTGGATAAGCATATTGACTTTTAAAAGATATCAAAGTTAATAGCTACATCAGTCTGTTTGGGGTGATTGCTTTATAGATAGAGGGATTCAAGCCTATTAAAAAAACAGCCACTTGAGCACATCAAGTTTCTTTTTATACCTGACTCTCTTTTCATCAAGATAAACATTCTAAACTGTTATCCAAGGATGCCATGAAAATGAtcattcctccttctctccctgctcAGATACACACTCTCTCTTTCACGTGCATACACACCCCTCTTTCTCCTCATAGGCTGTAGTTCTCTACCTAGAACACTGAATTCCACCTGAGGTCTCTAGATGGTTTTCTGTATATTCTTCTTCCTAACCTGCCCTCTCACTTCTCCAATCTTCCCTTGCAGGTGGTCACGTCAACCCAGCTCTGTCTTTAGCAATGTGTCTCTTTGGACGGATGAAATGGTTCAAATTGCCATTTTATGTGGGAGCCCAGTTCTTGGGAGCCTTTGTGGGGGCTGCAACTGTCTTTGGCATTTACTATGGTGAGTAAAGTCCCTGAGTCCTAAGGTTAGGAAGAGCTGGGCATAATTTGAAAGTCAGAATTACTTGGTAGGCATCAGGTGAGAAAAAGCAAGGACGGGAAGCATTCCACAAGTGACAGCAAGTTCTAAATTTGAGAAAATGAGGCCATATTACCATTCCAGCAAATTCGTGAATCCTGTTAATGAAAATGGTCATATCTTAAATGGGGAGCAGAACTTAAAGGAAGCCTGTCTTTGtgccaagccagcactacaacaTAAACATCCATACAACAAGCAATAGGCCAGTGGCTTCCCCATTGCTGTCTCTGATTTGGCTGGGAAAGGAGGTGTTTTCTGGTGGCAAAGGTGTGACCAGTAAGTATTGAGAGAAGGACTCTGGGAAGATGTCTTTGAAGGAAGAGACACAGCAGAGATGTGGGCTGGGTGGGAGGCTCATTGCCCTTCTATCAAACAGCCAGGGCTTCCACTCTGCAACAGTTCTTGGGAAAAACACAGTATTGGTCATAGAAGACCAGACTTTAGCTCTAGCTGTTCAGTAAATACCTGTGCAACTTAAATAAGTCATCCGATCTgactagcctcagtttcctcctctggaaAATGAGGGAATTGAATCAGATGACTCTCAAGGCCTTTCAAACTAAAACACCTTGGTGTTCCCATGAAATCAACTGTTAAAGCAGCTCCTTCCTTCTAACCCAAGGTAAGCCTTAATACATTATGACTTACCCAAACTGAAGACCCTAGGAAGTAGAATTTATGAACCAGGCCTTATAGAAATGGGTCACGGAGGGCtgggtgtgtggtggctcatgcctgtaaccccaacactttgggaggcagaagtgggaggatcgtttgagcctagtagttcaagaccagcctgggcaacatagggatacctcatctcttcagaaaaaaaattaaaaataagccaggtgtggtaactcacatctgtagtcccagctactcaggaggctgataagaggattgcttcagcccagatcaaggctgcagtgagccaggatcatgccattgcactccagcctgggcagcagagcaagaccctgtctccaaagaagaaaaaaaagaaaaaaaaaaggaaaagaaataggtTATGGATAGGGACTTTTCCCCATAGAGTGTCTCTCTGAGAATTAGAGTCTAAAAGGGCTAAAATGGAATTCAAGAACACACAGGAAATTCAGAGCCCTCTGCTGTGGCAAGAATGGCCTGGGGTCAGTGCTAGCTGTGGCAGTGGCTGCAATACCCCTGGCTCTAAGGGCATCTTCAGTATACTGCAACACCCTCAAATTCTGGAGTGGTATTAGGGGTTACTGAGAGCCCTCTGGGAATTACAAATTATTCCTGGAGCAAGACCAAGCCCCACTTTGGCTTTCAGTTGACCTCGAAAACTCCAAGAATTCCCCCAAAACAGAATTCATTCCCAGGACCCCATCGAAGAATAATTTGTCCAAGTTTGCAATGGGCCATTCAGAGAGGCCAAGGGCCTTCTTCCTTTGACCCTCCATCCTGGGATTCACCTGGGCATCTCTAAAACTATCATTCCTCGGAAGTAGAGAGAGACAAATGACATGGCTATGCCAAGCTCAACCTGAGTCACTGGTTGTTTAGCACAAGGCTTGGCACAGGCCTCCTTCAACTCTTCCCAGGGAACACTAATGTGCCAGAGCTTTCTCTTTCATAGATGGACTTATGGACTTTGCTGGTGGAAAACTGCTGATCGTGGGAGAAAATGCAACAGCACACATTTTTGCAACATATCCAGCTCCGTATCTATCTCTGGCGAACGCATTTGCAGATCAAGTAAGTGTAGATTCAACAAAGACTTAACTTTGGTGAAAAGATATGCTCTCATAAGGGGAATGCATTGGAGAATTAGAGACCAATCAGAAAGGAGAGATTatatttccaaaggcagaggttgctgggCATAACCCAAGCTTTCTTGATAATCGTTTTACCTTTGCAAGGAGCTGATACCACCAGAAaagttttctccttcctctttaatACATACACTTGTTTAACATTAGTTGAGATCCAGAAAAGAGTGAAAGACTAAACATTTCAATCCCTGTAGACACAAATGGAGTTCACTTCACTATTGACTCTTTTGAACAAGTGGTCTAAGTGTGGAGGCCACAAGAgaagatatttctatttcaaaTCAAAGACTGTGAAGGGTGGTAGTTGAGCCTAGGGGATCATCAATCCTCTCTGTCTCACCATGTGcataggtttatttatttaaactctCAAGGTGGCTAGAAGTATCTCTGCTTATTGACCTTTAAACAAGCTTCTAGCACCCAAGCATACTGTGGTGTAACCAATAGCACACCTATTTGGTCAGCTTATGGCAGGACTAACATTGTCAACTCAAAAGACTCTTCTTCCCTTACTGTGTCCCAAGAAGGCTGCTGGTTATCTTGGTCAGGGCAGTGGAAGGAAGGCTATATTTTTCAGTATCTCTAAGTTCTTCCTCTATGATCAGGACTTATACAGTGGAGCAGATCAGAATGGGCATGTGTATAAAATGGATCTTCCAGTTCATCAGCTATGCCCACCTCCATTCAATGTATGGATGAAAAACTATGCCCTCATGTCCTCAGCTTTTTTACTTTCCACTTTCATCAATAAATCAAACAGGCAACAAGTGTTCATTAAAAACTCACTATGTGCTTGGCCCTTTGTCTGGAGCTTGAAAGACTGACGAGTAAATGTGAGTTGTAAAGATCCAAGATGCAGAGTCTGAATGCTTGAATTAAAATAGCTGTTCTGCCTCCAACTTCCTGCGTGGCTTCAGCAAAGTACTGAACTTTTTGGGTCGCAAGTTattcacttgtaaaatggggataatatgaGCCTTCATGAAGTTACTTATGaggataaaaagaataatatgagAAAAACGCATTGTAAGCAGTATCTGCCCAGAAATTTTGAATCTAGTTGAAGAGCATTGAACAAGGAAACAATGCAAAATAAGATATAATTAGacagagctgggcacggtggttcacatcttactccctgcattttgggaggccaaggtggacaggtcacttgagcccaggagttcactaccagcctgggcaacatggcaaaaccctgcctctaccaaaaatacaaaaattagccatgcgtggtggtgcttgcgtgtagtcccagcaacttgggaggctgaggtgggaggatagcttgtacccaggagttggaggctgcagtgagctatgattacaccaccacacctcagcctgggcaaaaaagaagaaaattagttACCAAACTGGAGTATAGCGACCATATTATAATAGAAATTTGAAGCAGAGAGCATAGAAGAGCGAGGACAATTTTGGTTGTTTTGGTGTTTTtctctaagcttttttttttttttttttttttaagactgagcctgttgccccaggctggagtgcagtggcctgatctcagctcactgcaacctccacctcccaggttcaagcaattctcctgcctcagcctttggagtagctaggattcccagtgtgagccaccactcctggctaatttttgtatttttagtagagacggggtttcaccatgttggccagactggtctcaaactcctgacctcataatccgcctgcctcagcctcccaaagctgtaTCTTGATCAGTGCTGACCTGCATACCATATCCTGAGCTTCCTTCATTGTGTCCTTGTCTCAGAGTGAGTTGGCAATTTCTCTAAGGTCTGTGGTTTCTAAGCCCATTATTGTGTATATAGTCAAGTAGAAAAAGCGAATATTAGAAAACCCTGAGGCTGTAACCGTCAGCAAACCCTGAATGCTGTCTGTATTCTTAGGCTTTGGAGAGAGTTCCAAAAATTGCCAATTATCAGTCAGTCAACACCCAACAGAGCTCTTGGCCATCATGACCATATTTTGGGGTCACCTTATTTCAAGATTACTAAATTGTTTAGCTCTAAATACTGTTCAAGCATATTCCTTGGTTTAGTTAATAATCAATCATTTATTCACCCAATAACTATTTACTGGGCACCTACTTAGCCAAGTACAGCTCTATGCTCTTCCTTCTTCAAGGAGTTCAGAGTCTGAGGCTCAATCTAACAAGTAAATAGATACTCTTTTGCAGAGTGACAAGGACACTGATAGAAGTAAAGTCAGAATGTCATGGAAGCCCAGAGGAGGGAGCTTTTACTCTGCAAGAGAGAGTTGGAGAAGGCATTCCAGAGAAGAGTGCTCTTGGGGGAACATGTGtcttttaatattaattaaaaattattttaacattattattttggAAAGCAGATGAAATGATAATGAACttaaactttaaaatcagttGCCTGGTTTCCATCCTGATTCTTCTGCTTACAAGTTTGACATTGGACAAGTGTCTTAACCTTGTTTTACCcgagttttcttatctataaactGAGAATAATAGCAGGATTTACCTCACAGCATTACTGTGAAGTTTTAATGAGATAAAGCATAtgaagtacctggcacataataaatgttcaataaataatagctatcatttaaCTGTTAAAGTGAAACAGTAGTTTGGAAAACTAATAACAAAGAAACCAGCTATAATTGGCCAATTCAAATACCtattatcatttttgtttattgtcttaaaatttttcttttacgTATGTTTTTAAGTAGAGTCAACCCTACATATCCATGaattctgcatccatggattcaaccaaccatggatcaaaaatatttttaaattgcatttgtattggacatgtacagacttttttcttgtcattattccctaaacaataccgTATTCACATTATATCAGGTATTataataatctagagatgatttaaagtatacaggaggatgtgcataggttatatacaaataatacaCAATTTTATATTGGGGACTTGAACATCCATGGATTTTTGGTATTTGCAggaagtcctggaaccaatcccccacagacACCAAGGGACAGctgtataaaacataaaacaaaacacaaacaaaaaaatacaaatttttttcacttaatgttataagtatttttaaatattactacATAGCTTTtatgtttatagtttttaatgGCTATACAGTAGactaaaaaaagagtaaaagctTCCAGTTTTTCAGTACTATAAATTTTGCTAAAgtggacattttaaaatgatttttccacGTTTTAGATTATTTCCATTGTGTAATTCTCAAACATCCAGCAGCATCAAattgtataaataaatgtatgtttttgaATGCATATTGCTAAATTATTGCtgaatttccttttaaaagcaTAGTACTTGTTTAGATCTATTAGAAAAGCCTGAAATAACGGGTATCCTTTTCCTAACATTTGATAttgtttggatttattttattactaatgAGTTTTTACCACTGCTTTCCtaattctgttttccttttttgaattttctgttcaCTTCCTTTGCACACTCATCTATTGATATCTCACATTGCTTTTCTCACCAATTTGAACAagcctttcattcatttttccagCCTGCAGCTTGCCGTTCTACTTAGCTGAGTAGTAGCTTAGCAGGATAGTGTGGTATTAAGATAACAGTCTCTGGAGCCAAACTCTCTGGATCCAAACCTGAGTGCCACCTACTAAGTAGGCAGGGTAACCAATCTGTAAATGAGAATTATATTGGCTTCTCCTCTAGAATTGCTGTAGAAAGAAGAGAGACTGGCACAATTATTCACCCAGTACATGCCAGTTATTACTAGGCATATTGTAATATAAGTAAAATAGTAATATTGTAATATTGTAAAATAGTAAGAAGGGATGATTTTGAGACATGCAGGTGAGCAGAATGCAGGCTAAAGCCCTGGCTCAACTTCTCCCTCTCCAGGTGGTGGCCACCATGATACTCCTCATAATCGTCTTTGCCATTTTTGACTCCAGAAACTTGGGAGCCCCCAGAGGCCTAGAGCCCATTGCCATCGGCCTCCTGATTATTGTCATTGCTTCCTCCCTGGGACTGAACAGTGGCTGTGCCATGAACCCAGCTCGAGACCTGAGTCCCAGACTTTTCACTGCCTTGGCAGGCTGGGGGTTTGAAGTCTTCAGGTAAGTAACAgtggtggggaggagagagacagagtcatgctGCGCCTCACCAGTGGGGCGGGGCTTTGACATGGAGATCCAGGGAAGTTCAGATGACAGCGCCAACGTTAACTGCACGCTCTGGTCATAAGTGTGGGACATTTCACTGGTATTTTGTggcatgatgtgtgtgtgtgtgtgtgtgtgtgaaagagagagagagacagagaaagagaggcgGCTCTAGGTAAATTCAATAGAGATAAAACtgtcccacacaataataatccCTCAATTGCTATATGATTTTATGTGAACATTTTAGCTGTATAACTTGTCTGCAGATTCACTTTGTGACAAAGTTGGGCTACAATTTGCATCATCTGATGCCACTACAGGGCTCTTCCTCGTGAACCACGCAAGCTATGCTGCATTTATTCCACAGATATTTGTTGGGCATTATCTGTGCTTTTGTCACTGTGCTAAGCAAGGAAATTTCAAATCAGCAAAAGCACTCACCTTGAGCGATATAATAAGTGCTCTGGCAACCCCTAAAAGTGCTGCAGGAACACAGATAACGAGTGAGTAACTGCCAGGGAAGCAGGGAAAGACATGACTGCAAATGTGAGAGCTGACTTGGTTCTGGAGATATGAGTAAGAACTTCCGGACAGGACAAACGTAAGATCGAGCCTCTGCCCCAGAAATGGCAAGACTCCACACTTTCTACTTCAGAATGTGCTGAGGAAATATGCCAACTGTTGGTACCTATCTTCTAGGACAAAATTTGCCCCTTCACTACTTCCTGGTTTCCCTGCATGCAGTCACAGAGGCGCATCCTCATCCACCCATGGCAACTCCCTATGGGGAAGGAGCTCACTTTGGTTCATCAGGAAACAGGGCTCTACCATGGAGAAAAGTAGGAAAAACATGTGTGAGCAAATTCTACTTTAATGTTTCCTGTGAGAACAAAGGACGTGAGTGTTCCCAAATCATGACCTAGACATAGAGTCATCAGGGTTTGGCCTgcctttcaccagggtgaaaaagaagttaaaataacTGGTACCATTGAGATCACCATCACAGATAGCACTCAGAGCGTCTAGAGTGTAAGTGCCATGAGTACCTTGACAGCCTTTTCCCCTGGTATATccacagtgcctagaacagggtGTAGCTCATAGAAAGGCTCAATAAAAAGGtattgaataaaagaatgaatgaattctatgtgccagacacttcctaggaattgaaggatgcaaagcaaCTCAGTCATCATTCCCTGTCCTCAAGAAATTGACAATCCAATAAATTTCCTAGAACAGCAGTTCTCAACCAGAGGTGGGCAGCTGTTCCCCAgggcatttttggttgtcatggcTGGACCTGAGGGAAGGggctgctactggcatctaatgggtaGACACCAGGAATGCTGTTaagcatcctacaatgcacacagcacacttcccacaacaaagaattattcagtCCAAAATGTTAATAGGTTTGTGGTTGAGAAATTCTCTCCTAGAATGATCACAGCTAGAACACGAAAATGTCCGCAACTAGGATGGATCTCTTGTATCTTTCCAATGGAGCATCAAAAACATATGTCCTAAGGATCTCCTTATTCCCAGAGCCCAGAATTCGCCCATGAGTTTCCCTTAATTCCACCTTCCAGAGTGTCAGTCTTGGAGACCATGCTCTTCTTCCACCCCCTTTGAGCCCTCCTTGGTGATTCATTCAAAAGTCAAAGAGACATGGTGGTTCCAAAACAGATGGAGATCTTGCCCAATGTCCCTTTGCTCTGTTAAGTATATGTTAGGAGAACCCATGTGAAGGAAAATGCTGGAATCACCTAATGTCCCATGTCCTTAGCTAGCATCAGGATCTTTTCCCTTCCATggagtcatttattcattcatgcagcTACTTGACATCTTACTCAAGGCTCTCCACTAAAGATGATAAGACCTAGTTTCTGTCCTTCATTGTTGTGTTTATATTCTACTTAAGAGGTTATTCCAGAAGCTCTTACACAAGGTTGAAGCAGTCAAGTGCCATTAAAGAGATTTGACTAATTAACTCCAGGAGTTTAGAGGTCTACAGCTCCAAATTTAAGAATTATGGGAGTGGAAGTGGGAGCATTTCTAGTATTTGGATATGCTTAAACAGGCAACAGAGGGGTTATCTCAGGCAGAGAGAACCGTTATTCAAAGACACAATGTTAAAATCACAAGTGATCTAGTCTAGCTGGAAGGGTGCAGAAAGAAAGTTGGAAAGGGCCGTTGTCAGATCATAGAGGACCTGGACTCCCAGAATGagaattttgggtttttttctgctCCCTGTTTTGTAGGTTATAGGGAGTAGCAAAGTATTTGGGGCAGAAGTTTGGCAGGTTTAGAATGTCAATTTAGCAAAATTAATCTGGCATCATCCTATAAGACTGATTGAAAAAGGAGAGAGTGGGGAAGTAGAAACCCATTAGGAAAGAGCAGGGTTGGCTGGTAATCCTCAACCAAAAATTTCTCCCCAAAACCTTTGAGGGACAACAGGCTTCCAAGGTGTTCTTAGAGTGTCTCATTTCCTCAGAGTTCTATATTCAAGGGAAATCCCTCAGTAGATATCCTAGCTTGGACCTACACCTAaggtcttagaaaaaaaaacaaggctaCCTTGTTCCCAGGTCCCCATGTACTCCTGAACGGCAAGCAGTGGAATGATGGCAGGGACAGCGAGATGCCAGAGGGTCTGATGAGGGCAAAAGTCAACAGACCCTGGCCAAAGACTCTTGGTTTTTCCTTTAAATGTTAAGATGTTTCCCATCAAATTTCTCTCCACTTATTCACATTAAGATGTTAATGACTTAATCAGTGAAAGCTCTCAGGAgtattattaaatttttcaaataGTTGACCCAAAGTATTGAATCCCTAAAGATAGTCCTTTAGACAGTTAACATAGACATGTTCCTGGCATCTCCCGAATCATAGTGTGCAAATGATCACTATTTGTGTGCATATAGGACTAGGCTAGGCAGGTAACCACATCTGAGCGCCTCCATTTGTGACTTGTGAACCTGATACAACATGTCcaatctgataaaagaaaaagcatCCAGCCAGTGAAGAGGACATGTACCCTGGCTGATATCTTGGACCTTCATCTGCTAAATGACAGGAAGAAATTTGCCATAAAAGGAAATGATGGACCCAACAGGTAGCTTATACTCCCTTCATGTTTTGACCTCTAGAGAAGACTTCAAGTCTTTACAGCCAAACGGGAGAAGCAGCCACCCTCCATGTGCCTCCCCTAGAAAAATCCATCTGGATttaggggctggggaagggcacTGTGAGAGCGGCCGAGTACAGCATCCTCGCTGCCGTGTGGTAAGAGTGACATCTGGTGGCTGCCATGCTCAGGCTCAGTGCTCTTCCATCAACCCTGCATGGGCAATGGAGGACTTCGGAGACCACTTAGGTGCCCCAGGTGGAAGGGACCATGCAGATGAAGGAAATGGAGCTCACGATGGGGAACGGGGGTTTGATTTGCTCAAAGACCTTCTAGATAATCTTGAGATCAGACTTAGTCTCCTGGATTCTAGGACAGGGTTCTTGTTTCCTGCTTATTTCCTTTATCGTTCTTTCTAATCAAAGTTTGAGATATACAAAAGGCCACATGGAACATATGTGTAGTTATTCAGCATAATGATGAAAAGAACAGCTATAGGTCCTTCTAGAATCCAACTAGAACACTGAAATTCTTACATGCCTCTGGGTACTCCTCTTGTCTCCCATCCCCTCTGCATTTATCCTGAAGTTTTGTGTTTACCATTCCCccgctttttaaaaatacttttatcttaAATGTATATATCCTTAAACAATATACTGTATACTTTTGTTTGCTTTCCTGACCCTTTCTAAGAAATTATTTACATGGATTTTCTCTCTCCAAAGAAGATGGTGACAACTCACAAAGATACCTGCTTTTCCCCAGAACTATAGCTTTGCTGTAATGTACTAACATTGAGGATTTCTGGAAGAGAGAGAGCCATGGCATGACAGCCTTATCAGAGGGTAGCCTCAAGCTAAGATCTTAAAAAATAAGTActgatttaaatt
Proteins encoded in this window:
- the AQP9 gene encoding aquaporin-9 → MQPEGAEKGKSFKQRLVLKSSLAKETLSEFLGTFILIVLGCGCVAQAILSRGRFGGVITINVGFSMAVAMAIYVAGGVSGGHVNPALSLAMCLFGRMKWFKLPFYVGAQFLGAFVGAATVFGIYYDGLMDFAGGKLLIVGENATAHIFATYPAPYLSLANAFADQVVATMILLIIVFAIFDSRNLGAPRGLEPIAIGLLIIVIASSLGLNSGCAMNPARDLSPRLFTALAGWGFEVFRAGNNFWWIPVVGPLVGAVIGGLIYVLVIEIHHPEPDSVFKAEQSEDKPEKYELSVIM